The Candidatus Eremiobacterota bacterium genome has a segment encoding these proteins:
- the paaI gene encoding hydroxyphenylacetyl-CoA thioesterase PaaI — MLERDAASRALGVVIDEARPGYARVSLTVTETMVNGHAIAHGGVTFTLADSAFAFACNSRNEPNVALQASISYISAVRLGERITAEAQERSSKAKTGVYDVTVTRGEGDLVALFRGVCYRIKGTVLSGTTGDATALEGAGT; from the coding sequence ATGCTCGAGCGCGACGCGGCGTCGCGCGCGCTCGGCGTGGTGATCGACGAGGCGCGGCCCGGCTACGCGCGCGTCTCGCTGACGGTCACCGAGACGATGGTGAACGGGCACGCGATCGCGCACGGCGGGGTCACGTTCACGCTCGCCGACTCGGCGTTCGCGTTCGCCTGCAACTCGCGCAACGAGCCGAACGTCGCGCTGCAAGCGTCGATCTCGTACATCAGCGCGGTGCGGCTCGGCGAGCGGATCACCGCCGAGGCGCAGGAGCGCTCGTCGAAAGCGAAGACCGGCGTCTACGACGTGACGGTCACGCGCGGCGAAGGCGACTTGGTCGCGCTGTTCCGCGGCGTCTGCTATCGAATCAAGGGGACCGTGCTGAGCGGCACGACCGGCGATGCGACCGCGCTGGAGGGAGCCGGCACCTGA